From a region of the Solanum stenotomum isolate F172 chromosome 2, ASM1918654v1, whole genome shotgun sequence genome:
- the LOC125855187 gene encoding B-box zinc finger protein 21-like, giving the protein MKIQCDVCNNNEASVFCVADEAALCDSCDHRVHHANKLASKHQRFSLIQPSPKQIPVCDICQERRAFLFCQQDRAILCRECDVSIHKANQHTQKHNRFLLTGVKISANSSLYTSSESAPATSCSANQDSVTNLNKSQICTKKTFPVSGSVPQQVSVAANIGENSYTSSISEYLEMLPGWHVEELLNSSTIPTNGFCKIGDNDVFPIWDTEIESTMNSFSPENLGIWVPQAPPPTTPQKNQNQVFPQNINFGGQIEFKNMKELTSNKSSRKWRHDNSFAVPQISPSSSSISFKRSRTLW; this is encoded by the exons aTGAAGATCCAGTGTGATGTATGTAACAATAATGAAGCCTCTGTTTTTTGTGTTGCTGATGAAGCTGCTCTTTGTGATTCTTGTGATCATCGTGTTCATCATGCTAATAAACTTGCTAGCAAACATCAACGTTTCTCTCTTATTCAACCTTCACCTAAACAAATACCTGTTTGCGATATTTGTCAG GAAAGAAGGGCTTTTTTGTTTTGTCAACAAGACAGAGCAATTCTATGTAGAGAGTGTGATGTTTCAATACACAAAGCTAATCAACATACACAGAAACATAATAGATTTCTATTAACTGGTGTCAAAATTTCAGCGAATTCTTCGCTTTATACTTCATCAGAATCAGCACCAGCAACTTCATGTAGTGCGAATCAAGATTCTGTTACAAATCTCAATAAGTctcaaatttgcacaaaaaAGACTTTCCCCGTTTCTGGTTCTGTTCCTCAACAAGTGTCAGTGGCAGCTAATATTGGGGAAAATAGTTACACAAGTAGTATATCAGAGTACTTAGAGATGTTACCTGGATGGCATGTTGAAGAATTGCTGAATTCCTCTACAATTCCTACTAATGGTTTCTGTAAG atTGGTGATAATGATGTGTTTCCGATTTGGGATACTGAGATTGAGAGCACAATGAATTCATTCTCACCAGAAAATTTAGGTATTTGGGTCCCTCAAGCACCTCCACCTACTACTCCTCAGAAGAATCAGAACCAAGTTTTCCCTCAGAATATAAACTTTGGTGGACAAATTGAATTTAAGAACATGAAGGAACTTACAAGTAACAAGTCAAGTAGAAAGTGGAGACATGATAATTCTTTTGCTGTTCCACAAATCAGCCCATCATCATCTTCTATTTCCTTCAAAAGATCAAGAACTCTTTGGTAG
- the LOC125855521 gene encoding LRR receptor-like serine/threonine-protein kinase FLS2, which yields MKVQFFLHLFSFFIFFVLLAQCKTHPIDMQGLQNLKNGINPKSIKPGSCLNSWNFSIDPCDHIFTDRFTCGFRCDLIVSGFYRVTEISLDQAGYSGSLPNSFNLPHLEILDMSYNSLSGSIPNSFSNLTRLRRLSLSKNSFTGPVTSSIGSLSRLQELFLDNNKFTGSIPESFNGLINLNRFELQQNNISGDLPDLNQLINLIFLDLSNNRLAGNFFTTNLPDSIIELSIRNNYLHGEFPLNFEELKFLQVLDLSHNLFSGMIPALLFHHSSLQQLTLSYNNFTFLQVSEDLVLRSKLIAIDLSYNNLHGLLPAFMASMPELSALNLEHNKFTGVIPLQFAVKVVVPRNHTASFERLLLGGNYLFGPIPGPLMGLKPGSGNISLVDNCLYMCPDSVYICQGGYQKSLLDCKKFGPRIP from the coding sequence ATGAAAGTGCagttttttcttcatcttttttcatttttcatcttctttgtaTTATTAGCACAATGCAAAACTCATCCTATTGATATGCAAGGActtcaaaatctcaaaaatggaaTAAACCCAAAATCCATTAAACCCGGTTCATGCTTAAACTCATGGAACTTCTCTATAGACCCATGTGATCATATTTTCACCGACCGGTTCACCTGCGGTTTCCGATGTGATCTCATCGTCTCCGGTTTTTATCGAGTCACTGAAATCAGCCTAGACCAAGCCGGTTACTCCGGTTCATTGCCTAATTCATTCAACCTCCCTCATCTCGAGATTTTAGATATGTCGTATAATTCCCTCTCCGGTTCAATCCCGAATTCATTTTCAAATCTAACTCGTCTCCGGCGGCTCAGTCTTTCGAAAAACTCGTTCACCGGTCCAGTTACTTCTTCTATCGGTTCTCTATCCCGTTTACAGGAACTATTTCTCGATAACAACAAATTCACCGGTTCAATCCCGGAAAGTTTTAATGGTTTAATCAATCTGAATCGATTCGAGCTTCAACAAAACAATATCTCCGGTGACTTACCTGATTTGAATCAGCTCATAAATCTGATCTTCTTAGATTTAAGCAATAACAGACTCGCCGGAAATTTCTTTACGACAAATTTACCTGATTCGATAATTGAACTCTCAATACGCAACAATTATTTACACGGCGAGTTTCCGTTGAACTTCGAAGAGTTGAAGTTCCTACAGGTGTTAGATCTGAGCCATAATTTGTTTTCCGGGATGATTCCGGCGCTGCTATTTCATCACTCATCTCTTCAGCAGCTTACACTTTCTTACAATAACTTTACGTTTTTGCAAGTGTCGGAAGATTTAGTGCTTCGAAGTAAGCTTATAGCTATTGATCTGAGTTACAACAATTTGCATGGCTTATTGCCGGCGTTTATGGCGTCGATGCCGGAGTTGTCGGCTCTGAATTTGGAGCATAACAAGTTTACCGGCGTGATACCGCTACAGTTTGCAGTAAAAGTTGTGGTCCCGAGGAACCATACGGCGTCGTTTGAGAGATTATTACTGGGTGGAAATTATTTGTTTGGGCCGATTCCTGGGCCTTTAATGGGCCTAAAGCCTGGTTCTGGAAATATTAGTTTGGTGGATAACTGTCTGTATATGTGTCCAGATTCGGTATACATTTGTCAGGGTGGGTATCAGAAGTCTTTATTGGATTGTAAAAAGTTTGGGCCTAGGATTCCTTGA